One genomic segment of Impatiens glandulifera chromosome 6, dImpGla2.1, whole genome shotgun sequence includes these proteins:
- the LOC124943300 gene encoding DNA-directed RNA polymerase subunit beta'-like, whose product MDIWRPDKDVIEGKEGRFRETLLGKRVDYSGRSVIVVGPPLSLHRCGLPREIAIELFQTFVIRGLIKQHLASNIGVAKNKIREKDPIVWEEVMQGHPVLLNRAPTLHKLWIQAFQPILVEGSAICLHPLVCKGFNADFDGDQMAVHVPLSLEASLIDCQYMFTIVDDFSRYTWIYMIKSKNSIYQIFIDFHAMIKRQFQLSIKMVRTYNGSEFLSHQ is encoded by the coding sequence atggatatttgGAGACCTGATAAAGATGTAATTGAAGGCAAAGAGGGAAGATTTCGTGAGACTCTGCTTGGCAAACGGGTCGATTATTCGGGGCGTTCCGTCATTGTCGTGGGTCCTCCACTTTCATTACATCGATGTGGATTGCCCCGCGAAATAGCAATAGAGCTTTTCCAAACATTTGTAATTCGTGGTCTAATTAAACAACATCTTGCTTCGAACATAGGAGTTGCGAAGAATAAAATTCGGGAAAAAGATCCCATTGTATGGGAGGAAGTTATGCAAGGACATCCTGTTTTGCTGAATAGAGCGCCTACTTTGCATAAATTATGGATACAGGCATTCCAGCCCATTTTAGTAGAAGGGAGCGCTATTTGTTTACATCCATTAGTTTGTAAGGGATTCAATGCAGACTTTGATGGGGATCAAATGGCGGTTCATGTACCTTTATCTTTGGAGGCATCACTTATTGATTGTCAATATATGTTtactattgttgatgattttagtaGATATACTTGGATATACATGATTAAATCAAAAAAttctatttatcaaatattcatTGATTTTCATGCTATGATTAAAAGACAATTTCAGTTATCAA